From a single Zygotorulaspora mrakii chromosome 2, complete sequence genomic region:
- the ENP1 gene encoding snoRNA-binding rRNA-processing protein ENP1 (similar to Saccharomyces cerevisiae ENP1 (YBR247C); ancestral locus Anc_6.165), which translates to MGKVANARSRKQRHDPLLKDLDSVQGTLRKAHGKTTSKREDDADEHEEFIDSNTSRKILQLAKQQQDEIAVEEDKQLQEAKNNSARFKSMQYHDGSGEEEEEDEDEDGNSGNISDFDEYHGEGVENEEEEIVEIDEEDNAMFEQYFKGSGDYNASSGSYNLADKIMASIKEKEMEHDDEINESAGNVPQQPEEDLREKAMRGEGVALPEKVIRAYTTIGTILSTWTHGKLPKLFKVIPSLRNWQDVLYVTFPEQWSPHVVYEATKLFVSNMSAKESQKFVTLILYERFREEIERSQDHSLNYHVYRALKKSLYKPSAFFKGFLFPLAESGCNVREATIAGSILAKVSIPVLHSSAALSYLLRLPFSPSTAVFIRVLLDKKYALPYQTVDECVYYFMRFRVLEDGSNYEDATRTLPVVWHKAFLTFAQRYKNDITQDQRDFLLETVRQKGHKDIGPEIRRELLAGASREFVDPSVENNDLMIDIK; encoded by the coding sequence ATGGGTAAAGTGGCCAATGCAAGATCAAGGAAACAAAGGCATGACCCTCTTTTGAAGGATCTCGACTCCGTACAAGGTACTTTGAGAAAGGCCCATGGCAAAACAACTTCAAAGAGGGAGGATGATGCTGATGAGCATGAAGAGTTTATAGATTCCAATACATCtagaaaaattttgcagcTGGCGAAGCAGCAGCAGGATGaaattgctgttgaagaGGATAAACAGCTACAAGAAGCTAAAAATAATTCTGCTAGATTCAAGTCCATGCAATATCATGATGGCTCTGgtgaagaggaagaggaagatgaagatgaggatgGAAACTCAGGGAACATTTCTGATTTTGACGAGTATCATGGAGAGGGAgtagaaaatgaagaggaagaaatcgtagaaatagatgaagaagataatGCGATGTTTGAACAATATTTCAAGGGCTCGGGCGACTATAATGCCTCGAGTGGTAGTTACAATCTTGCAGATAAAATCATGGCTTCTATCAAAGAGAAGGAAATGGAacatgatgatgaaataaacGAATCAGCAGGTAATGTGCCGCAGCAGCCGGAGGAAGACCTTCGTGAAAAGGCAATGAGAGGAGAGGGTGTTGCTTTGCCTGAAAAGGTTATTAGAGCTTACACCACAATCGGTACCATCTTATCGACATGGACACACGGTAAGCTAcccaaacttttcaaagttatTCCTTCTTTGAGGAACTGGCAAGATGTGCTCTACGTGACTTTCCCGGAACAATGGTCCCCTCATGTGGTCTATGAAGCAACAAAGCTCTTCGTTTCTAATATGTCGGCCAAAGAATCTCAGAAATTTGTTACTTTAATTTTGTACGAGAGATTCCgtgaagaaattgagaGAAGTCAAGATCATTCTTTAAATTACCATGTCTACCGtgcattgaaaaaatcccTTTATAAGCCAAgtgcatttttcaaaggttTCCTGTTTCCTTTAGCCGAGTCGGGTTGCAATGTTCGTGAAGCTACCATCGCAGGAAGTATCCTCGCAAAAGTATCAATTCCCGTCCTACATTCGTCTGCTGCATTAAGTTATTTACTGAGGTTACCATTTTCACCCTCCACGGCTGTGTTTATCAGAGTTCTCTTGGACAAAAAGTATGCATTGCCCTACCAGACTGTTGACGAATGTGTCTACTATTTTATGAGATTTAGAGTTCTCGAAGATGGTAGTAACTATGAGGATGCCACAAGGACACTGCCTGTCGTATGGCATAAGGCATTTTTAACATTTGCACAGCGTTACAAAAACGATATCACGCAAGATCAAAGAGACTTCCTGTTGGAAACTGTACGCCAAAAAGGGCACAAAGACATTGGTCCTGAAATCAGGCGGGAGCTATTAGCTGGTGCAAGTAGAGAATTCGTCGATCCaagtgttgaaaataatgacTTGATGATTGatataaaataa
- the USE1 gene encoding SNAP receptor USE1 (similar to Saccharomyces cerevisiae USE1 (YGL098W); ancestral locus Anc_6.164), translating to MKAALRDALAHQMTDQVEDPFLAYLLSTKVSENLNVLRNDLLKEQVILDGTRSNANTIGAYQKNCAQLAFEASSKKHETIELMKRKYDNYQESLKKRRYSVDFDAASDGVDPVVNLEVSEPDGLTDETAELRRRLLGHRVSDAESGIGSTKSIDRQIEDQDNLQTTLLEDMTNLVGTLRQSASAFQNALEEDRNVLSAAEIGVQIASKSLVDIGGKLKKYDKKKLGYLFYITVFLFMIIGLILTFIIIRLFPAL from the coding sequence ATGAAGGCAGCTTTGAGAGATGCTTTAGCTCATCAGATGACAGATCAAGTGGAAGATCCGTTTCTAGCCTATCTTTTGAGTACAAAGGTGTCTGAAAACTTGAACGTCCTCAGAAATGACCTGCTGAAAGAGCAGGTAATTTTGGATGGGACGCGATCAAATGCTAATACGATAGGTGCGTATCAGAAAAACTGTGCTCAACTTGCGTTCGAGGCTTCAAGTAAAAAACATGAGACTATcgaattgatgaaaagaaaatacgATAATTACCAAGAAAGCTTGAAGAAACGCAGATATAGTGTGGACTTCGATGCAGCAAGTGATGGTGTCGATCCTGTTGTAAACCTGGAGGTTTCTGAACCCGATGGATTAACGGATGAAACAGCAGAATTGAGAAGACGATTATTAGGTCATAGGGTGTCAGATGCAGAAAGTGGCATTGGATCTACGAAGTCAATCGATAGGCAAATCGAGGACCAGGATAACTTACAGACTACATTGTTGGAGGATATGACCAATCTAGTGGGAACTTTGAGGCAGAGTGCTTcagcttttcaaaatgctCTGGAAGAAGATAGGAATGTACTGAGTGCCGCCGAAATCGGTGTACAGATTGCCTCTAAGAGTTTAGTGGATATTGGAGGTAAgctaaaaaaatatgacaaaaaaaaacttggCTATCTATTCTATATTACTGTTTTCCTATTCATGATAATAGGATTGATACTCacttttattattatcagGTTATTTCCTGCCCTATAA
- the HIS7 gene encoding imidazoleglycerol-phosphate synthase (similar to Saccharomyces cerevisiae HIS7 (YBR248C); ancestral locus Anc_6.167) — protein MTVVHIIDVESGNLQSLTNAIEYLGYDVHLVKSADDPDLANASLLILPGVGNFGHFVDNLYSRGFEKPIMDYVKGGKPIMGICVGLQALFSASSESPTSKGLEIVDMKLSRFDESTKSVPEIGWNTCTIDGEQSLFGIDPFKRFYFVHSYAAILTPETEKKLHEGGWKIAKARYGDEEFVAAVCRGNVFATQFHPEKSSKAGLDVLDNFLKQRHPVTHYTDEEKSLAENDYSNNGLTRRIIACLDVRTNDQGDLVVTKGDQYDVREKTSGNDVRNLGKPVEMAQKYYEQGADEVTFLNITSFRDCPLKDTPMLEVLKRAAQTIFVPLTVGGGIKDIVDLDGTKIPAHEVANLYFRSGADKVSIGTDAVYAAENYYSNGCTGDGTSPIETISKAYGAQAVVVSVDPKKVYVNSPNETKNKTFQSRFPDNEGRTWCWYQCTIKGGRESRDLGVWELTKASEALGAGEILLNCIDKDGSNSGYDLELIEHVKNAVKVPVIASSGAGNPGHFKEAFEMTRADACLGAGMFHRGEYTVNDVKRHLLQHGFKVRLDQTQNN, from the coding sequence TTCTTCCAGGGGTGGGTAATTTTGGGCACTTTGTCGATAATCTATACTCTCGTGGATTTGAGAAGCCGATCATGGACTATGTTAAAGGAGGAAAACCAATTATGGGTATCTGTGTTGGTTTGCAGGCATTATTTTCAGCTTCCTCTGAGAGTCCGACGAGTAAAGGTTTGGAGATAGTTGATATGAAACTCTCCAGGTTTGATGAATCCACTAAATCGGTCCCTGAAATTGGCTGGAACACATGTACCATCGACGGTGAACAGTCATTATTTGGAATTGACCCATTCAAAAGgttttattttgttcattcaTATGCGGCTATATTGACGCCAGAgactgaaaagaaattacATGAAGGGGGCTGGAAAATCGCTAAAGCGCGGTACGGTGATGAAGAATTCGTTGCTGCTGTTTGTAGAGGCAATGTCTTCGCAACACAGTTTCATCCCGAAAAATCGAGTAAAGCGGGTCTAGATGTGCTTGACaatttcttgaaacaaAGGCATCCCGTAACTCATTATACGGATGAGGAGAAGTCCTTAGCAGAAAATgattattcaaataatgGTTTGACGAGAAGAATCATCGCTTGTCTTGATGTCCGTACCAACGATCAGGGTGACTTAGTCGTTACGAAAGGTGATCAGTACGATGTTCGCGAGAAGACAAGTGGCAATGATGTGAGAAACTTGGGTAAACCGGTAGAAATGGCTCAAAAATACTATGAGCAGGGTGCAGATGAAGTGACTTTCTTGAACATAACATCTTTCAGGGATTGCCCACTTAAAGATACGCCTATGCTcgaagttttgaaaagagcTGCACAAACTATTTTTGTTCCTCTTACAGTCGGCGGTGGTATTAAAGATATTGTGGATTTAGACGGGACGAAGATACCTGCTCACGAAGTTGCAAATCTTTACTTCAGATCTGGGGCTGACAAAGTTTCTATAGGTACTGATGCCGTGTATGCTGCTGAAAATTATTACTCTAACGGTTGCACCGGAGATGGAACTTCGCCCATTGAGACTATATCGAAGGCCTACGGTGCGCAAGCAGTCGTGGTATCAGTAGATCCAAAGAAAGTATACGTTAATAGCCCAaacgaaacaaaaaacaagacATTCCAATCAAGATTTCCTGATAATGAGGGGAGGACATGGTGTTGGTACCAGTGTACTATCAAAGGCGGGAGAGAGTCTAGAGACTTAGGTGTTTGGGAACTCACAAAAGCATCGGAGGCTCTAGGTGCAGGTGAAATTTTATTAAATTGCATTGATAAAGATGGTTCTAACTCGGGATATGATCTTGAGCTTATTGAGCATGTAAAAAATGCAGTTAAAGTACCGGTAATCGCGTCAAGTGGTGCCGGTAATCCTGGacatttcaaagaagcatTCGAGATGACCCGTGCAGATGCTTGTTTGGGTGCCGGTATGTTTCATAGAGGTGAATACACCGTTAATGATGTGAAAAGACATTTATTGCAGCACGGTTTCAAAGTCAGACTCGACCAAACACAAAATAATTAG
- the SRM1 gene encoding Ran guanyl-nucleotide exchange factor (similar to Saccharomyces cerevisiae SRM1 (YGL097W); ancestral locus Anc_6.166): MVKRAASAGLENGNHVNGKRVSKAHASHIINTQDDYKHLYMSVQPLDIFCWGTGSMCELGLGPLAKNKEVKRPRLNPYLPHDSSKIVSFAVGGMHTIAVDSEDNIWSWGCNDVGALGRDTSGAVEKLKDMDADDSNDDEDGDLNACESTPTKIPRESLPPLAKGHKVVQLAATDNMSCVLFSNGETYAWGTFRCNEGILGFYREEIKIQRTPWKVPAFSKFQIVQLAPGKDHILFLDEEGYVFAWGNGQQHQLGRKIMERFRLKTLDPRPFGLKNIKYIAAGENHNFALTRDNKLVSWGLNQFGQCGTSEEIEDGALVTKPKQVILPEDCTVKMVSAGEHHSLVLSQNGDLYSFGRIDMFEIGIAKSDLPEYSYTDVHDKIRAVPIPTKLKNVPKFKSISAGSHHSVAVAQNGIAYSWGFGETYAVGLGPSGEDTEVPTRIKNTATQDHNIIMAGCGGQFSVSGGIKLSEQDAEKRADEMDD; encoded by the coding sequence ATGGTTAAAAGAGCTGCAAGCGCGGGTCTTGAAAATGGGAACCATGTCAATGGCAAGAGAGTCTCGAAAGCTCATGCTTCGCATATAATAAACACTCAGGATGACTATAAGCATTTGTACATGTCAGTGCAACCCTTGGATATCTTCTGCTGGGGTACTGGATCTATGTGTGAATTGGGATTGGGTCCATTGGCCAAGAACAAAGAAGTCAAGAGGCCTAGATTAAACCCATACTTGCCCCATGATTCTTCGAAGATAGTTTCGTTTGCCGTTGGTGGGATGCATACCATTGCTGTTGATTCAGAAGATAACATATGGTCTTGGGGCTGTAATGATGTTGGAGCTCTTGGCAGGGACACTTCTGGTGCTGTtgagaaattgaaagatatggATGCAGACGATTCTAATGATGACGAGGACGGTGATTTGAATGCGTGCGAATCGACACCTACGAAAATTCCAAGGGAATCACTGCCTCCACTTGCAAAAGGTCATAAGGTCGTCCAACTAGCGGCAACTGATAACATGAGCTGTGTGTTGTTCAGTAATGGCGAAACATACGCATGGGGGACATTCCGTTGCAATGAGGGCATCTTAGGGTTTTATCGAGAAGAAATTAAGATTCAACGTACACCATGGAAAGTTCCTGCCTTCTCCAAGTTTCAGATTGTTCAATTGGCGCCTGGGAAAGATCATATCCTATTTTTGGATGAAGAGGGATATGTGTTTGCCTGGGGCAATGGACAACAACATCAGTTGGGTAGGAAAATAATGGAACGTTTCCGTTTAAAGACTTTGGATCCAAGACCTTTtggtttgaaaaatatcaagtaCATTGCTGCTGGTGAAAATCATAATTTTGCCTTGACCAGAGATAATAAATTGGTCAGTTGGGGTTTGAATCAGTTTGGTCAATGCGGGACATCTGAAGAAATAGAGGATGGTGCTCTGGTCACAAAACCAAAACAAGTCATCCTTCCTGAGGATTGCACTGTAAAAATGGTCTCTGCTGGTGAACATCATTCTCTAGTTCTATCTCAAAATGGTGATTTGTACAGTTTCGGTAGAATAGATATGTTTGAAATTGGTATTGCAAAGAGTGACCTTCCAGAGTATAGTTATACGGATGTTCATGATAAAATTCGTGCAGTTCCAATTCCaacaaaattaaaaaatgttCCAAAATTTAAAAGTATATCCGCTGGATCTCATCACAGTGTTGCTGTGGCACAAAATGGAATTGCTTATTCGTGGGGATTCGGTGAAACTTACGCTGTCGGTTTAGGGCCTTCTGGTGAAGACACCGAAGTTCCGACAAGAATCAAGAATACTGCTACTCAGGATCACAACATTATTATGGCCGGTTGCGGTGGCCAATTTTCTGTTTCAGGGGGGATTAAATTGTCTGAACAAGACGCTGAAAAGAGGGCAGATGAAATGGATGATTAA